DNA from Dromaius novaehollandiae isolate bDroNov1 chromosome 12, bDroNov1.hap1, whole genome shotgun sequence:
ttactgttttatctCTTTAGCTTGCCCAGAAGGAAATTTGACCATTTCCTAGTTGCATTTATCTGGTTTCTTTCAGGGCACAAAGAAGCGTCCTTGTGCTGCCTTTGAGAAGGAAGTGGAGAGCATGGGTGCTCACCTTAATGGGTACACCTCGCGTGAGCAGACTGCCTATTACATAAAAGCCCTGTCCAGGGACATGCCCAAAGGTAGGATGGCTGTTGGACAAAGTCTGATTCGGGGATCGAGAACTAAgcaagtgtatgtgtgtgtgtgcctctCCCACCAGCATCCTTTCCAACAACAGACTGAGTAACAAAGTTGTAGCTGAGCAGTAAATAGCAGGTTCTAGGTGACAGAGAGCACTGCTGAAAAATGGTGCTTCAAGGCTGCAAGCTCATGTGTTCCTAAAACCAGCTTTTTGCAAAGCTCTTAGTGTCATGTTGCACTATATTGCCAGAAAAGAGGGGACATTTCAGTAATCTGTGGTTGTTTTATGGATTTGGGAAAATGAGGTCAATGGTAGCTACTGTGTCACTGTTCTACCATGTGCATACTCCTGTTTGTGTCACTTGTCCAGGGGTCGTGATTTGAGTCAGAGCCAGTTTTGTGGGCCTTGCTGTACATATGAAAAGCTCTCTGCAAGGGTTCAGCTTGTTTCTGCACTATACCCTGCTTCTGTTGTACTCCACCTTTTGCAGTCACGTTCCAGCTTTCTGCTTGCACTGATGAGCTAACAGGGGCATGTAGCATGTGGACCTGGAGGTTTCTTCATGCCAAAGCAGTGTTGTTTGTCTCTCTCTGATGCTGTGGGAAAGGGTAGTACAAATCTCTGTTATGTTGCTTCCCTTCCCCAGCATGGTTTGTTGCTTGCCGCTCTCGCCTGCGTCCCTGCAGCTTGTGTGTCTTTTCCCCTTTcagcagcactgggcagcagTCGGGCAGTGGGATTGTTAATGTAGGAAATATGTTGCAGTTGTCGAGCTTCTGGCTGACGTTGTGCAGAACTGTGCACTGGAGGAGTCTCAAATCGAGAAGGAACGCGGCGTCATCCTTCAGGAGCTGAAAGAAATCGACAACAACTTGACGGATGTTACCTTTGATTACCTTCATGCCACTGCTTTCCAGGGGACTGCATTGGGCCGCACTGTTGAGGGGACCACTGAGAACATCAAGTGAGCAACAGGTTGGATGCGGTACCCAGGCCACAGGTTCAGTCCTTGGGGTGCATGACTCCCACTTCTCGGTAATGGTGACTGCACAAGGGAACCAGTCCAGGGTGTGTGCGAGGAGCAAATGGTGCTGTATGCAGAGGTGATCTGCTCTCATGGGCTTTTCAGTTTGTCTTGACTGTGTTTTCCCCCTTGGTGCTCGTTAAAGTGTAGTAGTGCACACATTCTTCTCCAGAATTGCCCTTCATGTAAGATGTGTGAGGCTGGCGGGGGCCTGGTCGAACCTTCTGTGCTTATCAGTTTGACACCTTTAGAGAGTTTAAGAGCTAGGGATGCTCACTAGAGCAGCAGCCTCAAGCAGGCACCTGCCAGGCCATTGGTAGCCCAGCGAGCAGAGGCCCAGCGAACAGAGATGTTCGCCTAGTCTGCGTTTGAATTCTGTCCTTAACTCTCTATCTTGGCCACTTATTTCCATTCTCTATGTTCTAGAATAACGGTGTGAGGAAAACCTAGACACTGCAGTCACACTTCTAGAAAGTATTGTTACTCCGTAACTAAGACAATTAAATACATTGCTGCTGTCTCTGCTGTACTCTTGCTTCCCATAAGTCTCTCATCCTTCCATCTCTGAGTTGCTGGTATATTAAGTCTCTTTGTGCCCTCTAGGCAACTGACTCGTGCAGATCTAGCTTCGTATGTTGATACTAACTACAAGGCACCTCGTATGGTCCTGGCAGCTGCTGGAGGTAAGTCGTAGATCATTGTGACTTTAGAAAGCCTGGGTGTGTTCAAGCTGGTGATCAAACTGCTGCCACACAGAGCTGTTATTTCTAACATAAAATAAGATGATTTTGTTAAATGAAGCCGTTTAAGACTGCAGATCTCTCTTGTCAGGTATTTCGCACAAGGAGCTGGTAGATGTAGCTAAGCAACACTTCAGTGGAGTGCCCTTCACTTACAAAGAGGATGCTGTGCCTGTTCTCCCACGCTGCCGCTTCACTGGGAGTGAGGTAAAGTTGTTTTGgtcctcagcaaagcaagcagcTGTTGTTAAACTGCCGAGTGAATGTGAAACCAGGTATAGTTTCTTTTGGAGGAACAATCTGTTTGTATATCTCAGAGAAGCTGATGAGTGAACAGGCAGCAGCTTGGTAGCACTTCAACACTCTGTTCTTGGAGGTTGTTGCCACAGTGTGATGAGTGTTAGATAGGACCAAAATGCTTTAGGAATGTGAGGCTGTTGCTCACATCATCTACTGGAAAACTGAAACCAGAGGCAACTGGTTCATTCTCAGCTCTGCCTGAGACTATTTGATTTCCCTGGGATAGCATTAAGTCCTTTAATTTGTCCACCTGGCTTTGCAGCAGACAGCAGACAAAGCCCTAGTGCTcatgcagctctcttctgctccctgatGGTTTTCTAGATTCGTGTCAGAGATGATGCTCTGCCCCATGCCCATATTGCTCTTGCTGTGGAGGGCCCAGGATGGGCTGATCCTGACAACGTCACCCTCCTTGTGGCTAACTCTATCATTGGACGCTACGACCGCACATTTGGAGGTGGTAAGGTAATAGACTTGAGAATGTGGCTGGGAAAGCACGGAGCCCTTTAATTCTGGAGTCCTTGTGCTATTGTGGAGTCCTTGGGGTGCTATTGTGTTTATCTTCCAACTGTGAAGTGGTCAGGAATCTAGAAAGTGGGATAGAAATGTAATTGGGGCTGATCCAGGACAGTTCTTGGGATGTGTTACGCTCTGTGTTGTCTGTGGTCTTTGTGGAAACAGCTCAGCTGGGGGGATTTGAGCTCTGAGGAAGCTTTTATATTGGAATGGCTGAGGGTATCTCTTTATTTACAGAATCAGTCCAGCAGGCTGGCTACACTTGCTGTGGAGCATAAACTCTGCCACAGTTTCCAGACGTTCAACACCTCCTACTCTGATACCGGCCTCTTTGGTTTCCATTTTGTTTGTGATCCTCTGTCCATAGACGATATGCTGTATTGCGCTCAGGGCGAGTGGTAAGTATGCCTTCAGCAAAGGTTTCTGTTTAAGGTCTGACCCTCTCATGGGAATCTGAGCTGGTGGAACTCATATTAGGTTTTCAGAGCACTGTGTATATGAACTTCTTGATAACTCGCATTCTGGTCAAATCATCCTACAAGTGGTTTCTGTAACTGTCTTGGGATATGGCTTTTGAGAGAAACAGATATCGGGAGTTGTTTCTTTTCATCCAACTGCTGTTGCTAGTTTCATCCCTTTGGGCTGGTCAGTTTTTTAGCTCATGATTTCCAAATTTTAgcattgagattttttttatattcaagTGAGATTATTCCTTAGGGAAAAGGTCCTCTCAGGTGCCCAAGAGGCTTTTTatctctgttgtctttttaaaCTTGGGCAAAGCAGGCAGAATTCTTGCGTTCACAACTGTTGTGTTGTGGCTGATAAACACCTCGCTGCTGGGGCCATCCCAGGGTTAGGAAGCCTTCTGTCTATTCGTCTTGTCTTTTACATGTATATCCCAGTAACAGAGGCTACAACTGAGATTCAgagccctgctgtgctgtgttTGGAGTAGATGGAGTTAGCCCTTGCCCCAGAGACCTTGTTGTTGGCAGGGGAGAAAGGGATTTAGCAGCCGGAGTTTAACAGGCTGTGTAGAACTGCCTTGTTCTTTCAGCACCAGTTTCCATAGCAGCTGGCCACGTGTGGGAATAGCTGACAGGCCGGCTCCTGTGAAAGCCTACCGCAGGCCCTTGCCTGGTGGCTAAGTCAGAGCTGGCACCAAGGCTGCTGAGAGCTTTTGAGTGTAACTCAGCATGTAAAGTGTTGGCTGATGCTCCTTGCCTGTAAGCTTGAACTCTTTCTCTCACCTCCTGCTGTTCAGTGCTCTCCTGTTATTAGCTGCTCTGCAGTGGTCAAGGCTGAGTCTCTAGCCTGCAAGAGAAATGTCGAAATTAGCTTATTTCTGCAGGGGCTTGGGAAGGGGAGGGATTCACTTTCTCTCTGAGTAGACAGGCATCTTTAGCAGCTTTAGTGGTCTTTCCATCTCCTTTCCAGGATGCGTCTGTGCACTAGTACCACAGAGTCGGAGGTGAAGAGAGCCAAGAACTTCCTCCGAAATGCCATGGTGGCTCAGCTGGATGGTATGTTTTGGTTTATGGAGTGATCACTATGAGGCTTTCAGGGGGTTACCACTCCTGTCCCTCCTGGGGAGCAGGAACTCTTTGCTAAACATTACACTACTACAGGCAGGCATTGAGCAAAATTTCCTCTGCTCTGTCTTCCGCTTGCTGTGTTGTCA
Protein-coding regions in this window:
- the LOC112980979 gene encoding cytochrome b-c1 complex subunit 1, mitochondrial isoform X1, whose amino-acid sequence is MAASSMCRVGCVAGRALLRGPRSPAALLTLTRNRGVATYAQALHNIPETQVTTLENGFRVASEESNQPTCTVGVWIGVGSRHENEKNNGAGYFLEHLAFKGTKKRPCAAFEKEVESMGAHLNGYTSREQTAYYIKALSRDMPKVVELLADVVQNCALEESQIEKERGVILQELKEIDNNLTDVTFDYLHATAFQGTALGRTVEGTTENIKQLTRADLASYVDTNYKAPRMVLAAAGGISHKELVDVAKQHFSGVPFTYKEDAVPVLPRCRFTGSEIRVRDDALPHAHIALAVEGPGWADPDNVTLLVANSIIGRYDRTFGGGKNQSSRLATLAVEHKLCHSFQTFNTSYSDTGLFGFHFVCDPLSIDDMLYCAQGEWMRLCTSTTESEVKRAKNFLRNAMVAQLDGTTPVCENIGSHLLNYGRRIPLEEWDSRIAAVDARMVREVCSKYIYDKCPAVAAVGPIEQLLDYNRIRSAMYWIRF
- the LOC112980979 gene encoding cytochrome b-c1 complex subunit 1, mitochondrial isoform X2, coding for MAASSMCRAALLTLTRNRGVATYAQALHNIPETQVTTLENGFRVASEESNQPTCTVGVWIGVGSRHENEKNNGAGYFLEHLAFKGTKKRPCAAFEKEVESMGAHLNGYTSREQTAYYIKALSRDMPKVVELLADVVQNCALEESQIEKERGVILQELKEIDNNLTDVTFDYLHATAFQGTALGRTVEGTTENIKQLTRADLASYVDTNYKAPRMVLAAAGGISHKELVDVAKQHFSGVPFTYKEDAVPVLPRCRFTGSEIRVRDDALPHAHIALAVEGPGWADPDNVTLLVANSIIGRYDRTFGGGKNQSSRLATLAVEHKLCHSFQTFNTSYSDTGLFGFHFVCDPLSIDDMLYCAQGEWMRLCTSTTESEVKRAKNFLRNAMVAQLDGTTPVCENIGSHLLNYGRRIPLEEWDSRIAAVDARMVREVCSKYIYDKCPAVAAVGPIEQLLDYNRIRSAMYWIRF